A genome region from Mycolicibacterium litorale includes the following:
- a CDS encoding tyrosine recombinase XerC, producing MESVLDEFDQYLALERGRSDHTRRAYLGDLRSLFAFVDDRSPGADLTALTLPLLRAWLSAQASAGTARTTLARRTSAVKTFTAWAVRRGLMATDPAVRLQLPKARRTLPAVLRQDQARDALDAAKSGAQQGDPLALRDRLIVEMLYATGIRVSELCGLDIDDVDTSRRLLRVLGKGDKQRTVPFGDPADHALRAWLADGRPALATPDSGPALLLGARGRRLDPRQARTVVHQTVGAVDGAPDIGPHGLRHSAATHLLEGGADLRIVQELLGHSTLATTQLYTHVTVARLRAVHDQAHPRA from the coding sequence GTGGAGTCCGTCCTCGACGAGTTCGACCAATACCTCGCGCTGGAACGCGGCCGCTCCGACCACACCCGGCGCGCATACCTCGGCGATCTGAGGTCGCTGTTCGCCTTCGTCGACGACCGGTCACCCGGCGCCGATCTCACGGCCCTGACGCTGCCGCTGCTGCGCGCCTGGCTGTCCGCGCAGGCGTCCGCCGGAACCGCGCGCACCACGTTGGCCCGGCGGACATCGGCGGTCAAGACGTTCACCGCATGGGCGGTCCGGCGAGGACTGATGGCCACCGACCCGGCCGTCCGGCTCCAGCTGCCCAAGGCGCGCCGGACGCTGCCCGCGGTGCTGCGTCAGGACCAGGCGCGCGATGCGCTCGATGCGGCGAAATCTGGTGCGCAGCAGGGTGATCCGCTTGCCCTGCGCGATCGGCTGATCGTGGAGATGCTCTACGCGACCGGCATCCGCGTCAGTGAACTGTGCGGCCTCGACATCGACGACGTCGACACCTCCCGGCGGCTGCTGCGCGTCCTCGGCAAGGGCGACAAGCAGCGCACCGTGCCGTTCGGCGACCCGGCCGACCACGCGCTGCGGGCCTGGCTGGCCGACGGCCGCCCGGCCCTGGCCACCCCCGACTCCGGCCCCGCCCTGCTGCTGGGTGCCCGCGGGCGGCGCCTCGACCCCCGCCAGGCCCGCACCGTCGTGCACCAGACCGTCGGCGCGGTCGACGGCGCACCTGACATCGGTCCGCACGGCCTGCGGCACAGCGCCGCCACCCACCTGCTCGAAGGCGGTGCGGACCTGCGCATCGTGCAGGAACTGCTGGGTCACTCGACACTCGCGACGACCCAGCTGTACACCCACGTGACCGTCGCGCGCCTGCGGG